Part of the Girardinichthys multiradiatus isolate DD_20200921_A chromosome 14, DD_fGirMul_XY1, whole genome shotgun sequence genome is shown below.
GTaccataaaattattttttgttctgtttttttcttaacttACAGGCATTTGCTACACCTCCTGATGTTAAGAGGAATTTCACTCTACCAGCCAGTCCTCGGCTCATTTTGCTTGGTATGTATTTTGGTGtacattacaaaaaaacatttatttaataataagaaTTAGGTAACTAGAGAACATGCTTTTTGCATGTTAATGTCCATCACTGTAATGGCatgcaataataaaacacaataacttCATTGTAGTTTTTTATATAGAAATACATTCTGCTTAGCTAAAGCTGAAATTACCACAATATGAGTTGAAATGTGACATCAAGTACTGAAGATAATTTCCATCCTTGCAAACTTCCATGATCTGACAATCCAGGCAACTTCACTTACTTAGATTTTTTGGGAGAAATCTTGCCATCTCCTTGAtcgtttatttatatttctcaaACTGTAGATTCATCCTAAttccaaaatttattttataggcAATCAGATCCACACACTCTGCAAGTGGATAATCAGCATTGAGAGCCATGTGATTTGTGAGAGCATTCAGCCAACATTTCAGTCAGGACTTGCGGCTTTCTTTGCGGTGTTCTTTGTTTTCAACCTCCAGTATCAGGACGAGACCTCCCAGACCCTGGAATTTATTCAAAGGTAGCTATTACTGGTATAAATGACTCAAGAACTTAATATACCAGTATAGCAGGATAGCTTGTGACCTATTGGAGACAGATTAGTGAATGCAAACAGTTGTGACTACTGTATGTTACTGGCAACATTCATTTGTTTTGAATTGTATTGTTTCCCCAAATATCAATTAAGTCATCAGTCTCACAACCTTGCCACAgactattataatttttttcttctattgttgttttttaagacggtacatatacatacattcaGAAAGAGGGAGCAAAGCCACCCATGGAAAGGTCATGTCTAAGAGGACCGGGAAAGTGGTTCACAAAAGGCCTGCGATTGTCAACCCGCATGTTGCCACACTGTTAAAGAACTTGCTGGACTTCGAGTGGGACTTCAGAGTCCCACTCCCACTTGTTTGAGTACTTGTGGGCACTTAAAGTAATTCTTAAACTAATTACAGTAATAGCAGTACTAGCAGTTGAAGtgtgtgaaatatttaaaatgtggttGCTTTTATATGAATTgggaaaacagagaaaagaacAGACGTGGGACAGATAGTGGAtcaggaagtgcagagaaaaaGTAATGAGAAGTGAGGTTCGTTTTagagaggaggaaaaaagtcagaaaactGGAAGTTAATTGACTGGATGAGAGACTGGAAGTTAATTGAAAACATGTTGAAGTAATATTATTTGGTTAGGGCAGAGCTATAATGGTAAAATCATCTCTGCTTACTACATATAGGCTTTCGTACACTCAGGTGTATACAGCCTTGGTCAGAAGTTTTGAgaatgagaaaaatattttcacaaattgTGATACCTCAGTTTTTTATTATGGCAGTTTATATATACTCCTGAATGTTCTGAAAAGAGATCAGATAGAAACATTcaacaaaaaactttaaatgtacTGAAGCAGTAAACCTTGTGAAACCCAATAGCCGTTCTCAAGCATTTTGGCTGTGTATATACTACTTTAAAAAATTTGGTTTTATCTGTAGTTATCAACTATGAGAAGCATGGAGTTATCAATATTGGTTGTGAAAAACTGTTACTGTGCATCTCTAGTGAGACCTACTATGATGTATGCTTTAGTGACAGTGAGACTAAAAGACAGGAGACTGAGCAGGAAGTGGCAGAGATGAAAATGCTGAGATTTTTATTGGAAGTGACAAGATGGACAAGATTAGAAATGAATAGATCAGAGGAATAGTGAAGCTAGAGAGACCAGGTTGAGATGCTTTACACATGTTGAAGAGGGATAGTGGACAAAGAATTTTGAAGATGGAGCTGTCaggcagaagaagaagacctcAGAGAAGATGCATTGATGTAGTGAAAGAAGACATGGAGTTGGTTTGCGTAACAATATAGGGGAAGGATGGGATAGGGTGAGACAGAGGCAGATGATCTGCTGTGGTGACCCTTGAATAGCAGCCTAAAAACGAAGGAGAagactgctgtttttatttttatatcactACTGTTTTGGTACTACAGTCTTAAGTTTTTCAATTCATTGGTTACTAGAGAAAAGTAGGCTGTACTGTTAGTTTAGTGATCTAAGAGAGTGAGAGGGTTACAATACTGAAAGTAGTAATTCAAATACTGTACATACTGATTCAAATAACTCACTTATTGATTCAGCtactttatatttttactttgcCAGTGACGTTGTGCTGctcttttgttgtttgttttacaggCACTAATCATTCTTGTGGAGGATACCAATTAAATACTACAGTTAAGCCATTTCTGTGTGTTAGCTCTCTCTTTCTGCATTTTACTTTCCCTGTTATTAACATTTGAACTTACAAAAGAGTCGTGTCAAAGCTAGATTGTGATGCATTTCTCTTATACTGTTGTTGAACCTGTTATTACAGCTGGTTTTCTTCTCCATTACAATGTTGTTGCTGCCATGTTACTTAAGAATTTCACTGTTGTTTATTTTAGTACAACTTTATGCTAttgaagaacatttttattcagcaacTATACTGAGATTCTGGTCATAATTTCAATAAAGTCTGACATTAAGAAATAAGTCATTGTGTTTTGtgaataaagaaatattttagtaaataagttctgtctttatttttgtaaatttcaAATGATTTATGGGAATTTGCAGATTTCATTATCTTTTGTAAACTGATATGCATTCTGTAAAATtaccaaaaaacccaaaagtttACTGTAATCCAATTACAGTAATATACTCTTAAAATAAGTTACAGTACATTAGCCGCATAATAATGGTAAAATGCTGTTGCCTTGCCTTACAGtaatttactgttattttattgtaactttACTGTAATTCATTTTACAGTAATatactgttaaaataaattacagtaaatgaactgtaaaaagaaaacagtaaatTACTGGCATCCCTGCTGCCAGTAATGTACAGTTTTTTACAGTGAAATCCTTTATCTGGTATCCATAAAAAACCTCAGTTTATCCATTTGCTTTCAGTGGTCAGAAAATTGGCAAATGCAGTtcaaaaataaagttatttacAAAGCACCtcaggccttaagagagcttctaaagtgaacaaatgttgagagtagtgaggaggacttttagtgagcctaagagagtagagaagatggtggaaagacaggagagatattctctgtGCAGTGATCAACAGTGTAGAAAAAAGATGCTACCGGCTACAACGTGCAGGGATTCACCCTCTAAACAGTCCAGTGAATGAGCACATAAaattctataacaatcatataattattaatatagagatactCTCTGGGGGGGATTAAATGGCTAAGCAACAGGTTAGACTAAAGGTGCACCTCTaataaggtaatattaggaagaaagaataaatattagaaacaataatgaataaccaTGGATgaagagtaaaaaaatatataaacaatattgtacagaagaatttaaatattttttattgactgtaaaatgctttcagaactgaacatttgaaaaaaatgtaaaaagtcaaAAAATATATCTACATAAATAGACTAGATAGGATAATgtacaataatctaaacacTATATACACAGAAAGAAGATGTAAATAAGGTGAAAGTGTTTgttgtattgtacatgatgatgtcagtagcTACAACACCCACCTGTATGCAGAGAAATTCGATTTTGACTTTTGGTGCAGCAGATGCAAGCGCTTCTCACATTCCAGACTGGTGAATGAAAACAGAGGGAACAACCCATTGATCTGCTCGGGAATGTACTTCCAAGTATGCTTCTTTGTTCCCTCTTTGTGATCCCGGGAACAAATCTacttttcaacactcctctcttgtcctccaccagcaggctctgctcctctatCCAGTTCGATTTTCTCCAAGTTTTTTTGCTCCGTTTTGTTTTAGTAGGTATACTGAATCAAACCTCTTTATACAAGAAGCCATAGACAGTGAAATGCTGGTACAGTGGGTCGAACAAGCATTtaatacactgctgattttgcaggttttcccacttgcaaagcatgtagaagtgtttaatttttatcataggtactcttcaactgtgactgacggaatccaaaacaaaaattcagaacaTCACATTGTGTAATGTTTAAGTAatgaatttgcattttattgcataagtatttgatcacctaacaaccagtaagtaTTCGAGCTTTCACGGGcctgttcttctttaagaagccctcctatTCTCCACTCATtgcctgtattaactgcacctgctTGAACTCATTATCTCTATAAAAGACCCCTGTCCaaacactcaatcaaacaaacaaacaaactccaacctctctacaatggccaagaccagacaGCTATGTAAGGACAtagctacaggaaaatagctaagcagcttggtgagaaggcaacaactgttggcgcaATTATAAGGAAATAGATAAAGTTCAAGATCACGCTCAATCTCCCTGactctggggctccatgcaagatctcatcTCGCAGGGCATCAATAATCACGAGGAAGGTGATGGATtagcccagaactacatggcaggacctagtcaatgacctgaagagagctggggcCACAGTtttaaagaagaccattagtaacacactatgcCGCCATGGATTGAAATGCTGCAGCACatgcaaggtccccctgctcaagccagctcatgtccaggcctgtctgaagtttgcaagtgaccatctggatgatccagagaaaaaataggagaaggtcatgtggtctgatgagaccaaaatagagcTTTCTGGACTAAACTCCAGCTAATAACCTCCTTGCCTCAGGGCATTGAAAATGGGTCGGGGCTGGGTCAGCATGAAAACGACCTGAAGGatacagccagggcaactaaggagtggctccgtaagaagcatctcaaggtcctggagtggactagccagtctccagacctgaaatCAAATCGAAAACCTTTGGAGGATTAGGGTTAGgaaagtccgtattgcccagcgacagccccgaAACTTGAAAGATCTTGAGAAGATCTGTaaggaggagtggtccaaaatccctgctgcagtgccTGCAAAATctcatcaagaactacaggaaatgtctatctgtaattgcaaacaaagggttccaaatattaagttttgtttttatgatgtattaaatatgtatgtcatgcaataaaatgcaaattgattacttaaaaatcacacaatgtgatattctggattttagttttagattccatcactcacagttgaagagtacttATGATccaaattaaagacttctacatgctttgcaagcgGAAAAACCAGCAAAATCAgcagtttttgccttttttaaagTGCCTTGTGTTAATATAGTGTCTATATAATTGCAGTGGTTCTgttttctggcctcagaggtttgttgaagAAAGTTAGAGAACAAGCAGAATcacgaagaccaagaaacacggTGTGCAGGTCAAGGGATGGtggcttaagaggttaaagcCCCATCCAGAGTAGCGTTGTTCAAAGGCATCTTGGCTCTTGTGTAAATGATGATGAAGTACTATAAacaaacagagttcaggcgggcgaccgggAGGTTGTCCCGAGCAGCCACacagttcaggcgggcgaccgggaggtcgtcccgagcaggcacagaatTCAGGCGACCGACGGCGAAGACCTggtgaaccctcagaggcagaagcagagcctggcgaaccctcagaggcagaagcagagcctggcgaaccctcagaggcaggaGCAGAGCCtagcgaaccctcagaggcagaagcagagcctgtcgaaccctcagaggcagaagcagagccaaggcagaagcagagcctggcgaaccctcagaggcagaagcagagcctggcgaaccctcagaggcaggaGCAGAGCCtagcgaaccctcagaggcagaagcagagcctgtcgaaccctcagaggcagaagcagagccgaGGCAGAAGCatagcctggcgaaccctcagaggcagaagcagtgcctggcgaaccctcagaggcaggaGCAGAGCCtagcgaaccctcagaggcagaagcagagcctgtcgaaccctcagaggcagaagcacagccgaggcagaagcagagcctggcgaaccctcagaggcagaagcagagcctggcgaaccctcagaggctgaagcagagcctgttgaaccctcagaggcagaagcagagccgaggcagaagcagagcctggcgaaccctcagaggcagaagcagagcctggcgaaccctcagaggctgaagcagagcctggcgaaccctcagaggctgaagcagagcctggcgaaccctcagatcTGGGTTCAGAGACCAGAACAAGGACAAACagttccttgaacccctcaggaacagggtcCGCAAAACCTTAaccgctgctccagctcgtcagatgttgcctcagaacacggAGCTGGAGCGAGTGAAGATGGCATGGGCAGaactgcagcgagcctgggagacagtgctgtggcagacaaaGATGCAGGCTTACTTGCCGCAGCCCTCACGTcggctggcagggaaaccacctcctcgccagccgatccacaggaaggtgctccacGCTGGCGTTTCTTGCGGTGGGAGGAGGACGTGGGCCTCACTGCCGAATGAaggggaggagaagaagaatggcgacgaaggggacctgtccccggacatGGAATTGCCAACCAGGATCCATCAAAAGCCGACTGCGGCCCAGACAGCCCTGCAGAACGGCGCAGCgtcttctccgcctcccgagacaggaacgTAAAGAGATCCACAACATCACAGCCAGACCCATGACCAGCAGGTGCGagctccatctcctccagcagaaGTGGAGAGGGCACAACCTCCAGATCGGACGGCAGATTCCTCATTGCCTCCTCCTTCTGATGCTGAACCCAGCATTAGCttagagcaggtgaaccgaataacgataattgacagacagaacagaacgtggctggagcaagaacagagactcatgaatacaaacaaaaactaaagcatgaccagaaccaaaaatgaaacttgacaaaacgtgaacaagactaaaacatgaccagaaaaataataaacagaagcatgattcaaaaaatgtgagagaaatataaaaaaaacccagaaaccaaacaaccccaaatcataacaggcccggacgctcagcttctgcatgatgattggatgatctgtctgaggccgAATCCCTTTtggattgacagcgaaatgagtgaatcagcgatcttgaaattgagcttcccctccttgaaagaccagcatccgccactggtaTAGCCATATTGCTATGTCTGTTGTACATCAGTTCAGTTGGTGACATTTCCAGAGTAAATTTATGCTGAATTGGATTCTGTATGAAGCTTTTGACTTCTAGTAATCTAAGGAAATGTGCGTGCGATAAATTGTATTAAAGTCTTAACTGGTTAAATGACATCATTCTGTCCCCTTAAAATAAGTCTTTCTGTCATCTTTTTTGAGATAGTTCtgacacatgcagaaaaacactcagAAGAGGAGACAAGATTATGAAGtaggtttattttcttaaacaatGATAAATGTAAATTGATCTGGAACTGGTAGATCGTCAACTGCCCAGAAAGAAAGGGAAGAAGCATGTAAATCAAAATGCTATAATTAACGTGGTTactgaagttaaagaaaaggctTACTATGTAGGAGTAGTCTAACTGCCAGGGGGGGGTTCGGAGTCTGAGCGTTTGACACAGAAGTTTCCCTGATGCCGCTTGAGAGATTTGCGAAGAACAGTGAGGAGTTCAGAAATAaagtacttgcgttggagggtagACAGGTtacgcttatgccttggtcTGGATGATAgtgaacaggaagctgccagctgaTTGTTGTCCAGATGAAGAAAACAGGAGTTCGGGATCATAACCCACGATAATAGAAGACCTTTCTCCAGAAGTCGGTAATCCTGATCAGCCAAATACTTCTGAGAGCGGAGTCAGGCATCAGCAAGAATTACCTAAGGGTTCAGGTAAGCAACCTGCGAAGGAGCACACACGAATGTGAACCTAGAGCTTAGAACAAATCAAGGATTAGTTGTGGCTTGAGCTTGTTACccctgaaggcaaacactctggcgacgaagtgctggcagcttccCGCTTAAGTACACCTCCAAGTATTCAGTAGATtagttgcacctgtcacccaccGTACCCaggaactccagcaccatctgagaaCTGAACATGgttaacaaaagaaaacacacacacaaaactccAGACCccaacactttcaaagttttgatAC
Proteins encoded:
- the LOC124880548 gene encoding uncharacterized protein LOC124880548; this encodes MVNKKKTHTQKLQTPTCLWITHFSCFSPQVQKHLECGQVIVEYFRTQSSHHGVQAIVSQGLDGDLTFHVVQLLMAHFGESTDGLMIFADAFATPPDVKRNFTLPASPRLILLGNQIHTLCKWIISIESHVICESIQPTFQSGLAAFFAVFFVFNLQYQDETSQTLEFIQRRYIYIHSERGSKATHGKVMSKRTGKVVHKRPAIVNPHVATLLKNLLDFEWDFRVPLPLV